From a single Acidobacteriota bacterium genomic region:
- a CDS encoding prepilin-type N-terminal cleavage/methylation domain-containing protein — translation MAPWGTSVNPCLLGRTILRVPEHARLRSLPRGNANSKNRMASCRERAFTLLEVLIVAAIFGIIATMAIPQAYYAVKAYRLHADASALANQLNIARMRAASQFAPYREVVNASSGTYWREQLCGGTSTSTDSACSSAYNALTAADIEGGTQYATEGNRFSSCRPSFLGASSYPGTIQADPSPCPDPIEIYFNTRGAPVDSSGNPLGNGGAVIYFCNQYDMVDAVTVSIGGAITVWNWDTASSSWVKR, via the coding sequence ATGGCGCCATGGGGGACATCGGTTAACCCGTGCCTGCTGGGTCGGACAATCTTGCGAGTGCCAGAACATGCACGGCTTCGTTCGTTGCCGCGTGGCAATGCGAACAGCAAGAATCGAATGGCTTCCTGCCGGGAGCGCGCCTTCACGTTGCTTGAGGTTCTCATCGTGGCCGCAATTTTTGGAATTATTGCGACAATGGCAATCCCGCAGGCCTATTATGCCGTCAAGGCTTACCGGCTGCACGCCGACGCTTCGGCGCTTGCGAACCAGTTGAATATCGCGCGCATGAGAGCGGCATCGCAGTTTGCGCCTTACCGCGAAGTTGTCAATGCCTCTTCCGGGACCTACTGGCGGGAACAGCTCTGTGGCGGCACCTCCACCAGTACCGATTCCGCATGCTCCTCAGCCTACAACGCCCTGACGGCGGCAGATATTGAAGGCGGAACGCAATACGCAACGGAAGGCAACAGATTCTCAAGCTGCCGCCCGTCGTTCCTCGGCGCAAGCAGCTATCCGGGAACAATTCAGGCGGACCCGAGCCCCTGCCCGGACCCGATTGAAATCTATTTCAACACGCGGGGTGCTCCGGTGGACAGCAGTGGCAACCCGCTCGGCAATGGAGGAGCGGTGATTTACTTTTGCAACCAGTACGACATGGTGGACGCTGTGACGGTGTCGATTGGCGGAGCCATCACCGTGTGGAACTGGGACACGGCCAGCAGTTCCTGGGTGAAGCGATAA
- a CDS encoding carboxymuconolactone decarboxylase family protein: MATLGLIEYKDAGPEVRAVYDDIMATRKTDWVNNFWKALAHDPATLRRTWQSIKEIMAEGALDRLTKEMIYLAVSVTNQCGYCIASHTAGARKAGMTDAMLAELAAVVGMANETNSLAGAWQIEVDEQFKT, from the coding sequence ATGGCAACGTTGGGCCTGATTGAATACAAGGACGCCGGCCCGGAAGTGCGGGCGGTGTATGACGACATCATGGCGACGCGCAAGACGGACTGGGTGAACAACTTCTGGAAGGCGCTGGCGCACGATCCGGCAACGCTGCGGCGGACGTGGCAAAGCATCAAGGAAATCATGGCCGAGGGCGCGCTTGACCGCCTGACGAAGGAGATGATCTACCTGGCCGTGAGCGTCACCAACCAGTGCGGCTACTGCATCGCCTCGCACACCGCCGGCGCGCGCAAGGCCGGAATGACCGATGCCATGCTGGCCGAGCTCGCCGCCGTGGTGGGCATGGCGAATGAAACCAACAGCCTGGCTGGCGCCTGGCAGATTGAAGTGGACGAGCAGTTCAAGACGTAA
- a CDS encoding prepilin-type N-terminal cleavage/methylation domain-containing protein — translation MKQGQNLRRDFPTGFSLVEFLVSVAIITLLMSAVFPFLFQSQKRYQANQVVSEANQSARAAMEVMTQEIGQAGFNPNFTSAKTSNNTVAVSSNAQCVTLSDINQINPGDWLTVDTGPNQELVQVLSTSNVSGTPCSASNQIDAVFLMSHSGSATPFPVISYKMPYGSGILQASGTSSGQRLEFFGDINQDGTIRYVVYSLLPASPSVTATINGTTYTYCDLYRSVTSVPFTNLPAPSTYTPPANNQASPLVTNVLYNTMNQSGPAGQPIFAYPNQIVIGVVPNQITVVGTVVVTISVAVSPKSLESGSPQWFTLATQIRPLNLQAAIVVNNAGGAIYLPPLPKSLPMTFPSNYYP, via the coding sequence ATGAAACAGGGCCAGAATTTACGGAGGGATTTTCCGACTGGATTTTCGCTGGTCGAGTTTCTGGTCAGCGTGGCCATCATCACTCTTCTGATGTCCGCTGTTTTTCCGTTTCTTTTTCAGTCCCAGAAAAGATATCAGGCCAACCAGGTGGTTTCAGAGGCGAACCAGAGCGCCCGCGCGGCGATGGAGGTCATGACGCAGGAGATCGGGCAGGCTGGCTTTAATCCGAATTTCACCAGTGCCAAGACTTCCAACAATACAGTGGCCGTGAGCTCAAACGCGCAATGCGTCACCCTTAGCGACATCAATCAGATTAATCCCGGTGACTGGCTCACGGTGGATACGGGGCCGAACCAGGAGCTGGTTCAGGTCCTTTCAACCTCGAACGTTTCGGGGACGCCATGCAGTGCCTCCAATCAGATTGATGCCGTTTTCCTGATGAGCCACTCCGGGTCCGCGACTCCGTTTCCCGTCATCAGCTATAAAATGCCTTACGGCAGCGGCATACTGCAAGCTTCGGGCACATCAAGCGGCCAGCGGCTGGAATTCTTCGGCGACATCAACCAGGACGGAACCATCCGTTACGTGGTTTACAGCCTGTTGCCCGCCAGTCCCTCCGTCACGGCCACGATTAATGGGACCACCTATACTTATTGCGACCTTTATCGTTCCGTGACAAGCGTGCCGTTCACGAACCTTCCAGCGCCTTCCACCTACACTCCGCCTGCGAATAATCAGGCGTCGCCCCTCGTCACCAACGTCCTCTATAACACCATGAACCAGAGCGGCCCCGCAGGCCAGCCGATTTTTGCCTACCCCAACCAGATTGTGATCGGGGTTGTGCCCAATCAGATCACCGTGGTCGGGACGGTGGTTGTCACCATCAGCGTTGCTGTAAGCCCCAAGAGTCTGGAGTCGGGATCTCCGCAATGGTTTACCCTGGCCACTCAAATCCGGCCGTTGAACCTTCAGGCGGCTATTGTTGTGAATAACGCCGGCGGAGCCATCTATCTGCCGCCTCTCCCCAAGAGCTTGCCGATGACGTTTCCGTCGAACTATTACCCGTGA
- a CDS encoding transposase has product MLLDNQDLAYLAEAIEASRKQLGFLLTAWVFMPDHWHAILCPRAPAGISAIMQLVKQRSTHAIGLPRHQSIRLWQPRFHEHALRTVREYLAAVEYIHMNPVRRNLVTRPEDWKWSSVHDYAPGGASPLAVDRVNLPADHNARL; this is encoded by the coding sequence ATGTTGCTCGATAATCAGGATCTTGCCTATCTGGCTGAAGCGATTGAGGCCAGCCGGAAGCAGCTCGGCTTTCTGCTGACGGCCTGGGTGTTTATGCCGGACCACTGGCATGCCATCCTTTGTCCGCGCGCCCCAGCAGGCATTTCCGCCATCATGCAGCTCGTCAAGCAACGCTCGACCCACGCGATTGGGTTGCCGAGACACCAATCCATTCGTTTGTGGCAGCCACGGTTTCACGAGCATGCGCTGCGAACGGTGAGGGAATATTTGGCCGCGGTGGAGTACATCCACATGAACCCCGTTCGGCGGAACCTTGTAACGCGGCCGGAAGATTGGAAATGGTCAAGCGTGCACGATTATGCGCCGGGAGGCGCAAGTCCGCTCGCAGTTGATCGTGTAAACCTTCCTGCGGACCACAACGCTCGCTTGTAG
- the secA gene encoding preprotein translocase subunit SecA: MGTYFQTGLGKIIGSKNDRELKRMQARVEEINALEPEMQKLADADFPLRTEELKKRLADGATLDDLLPEAFALCREAGRRTLNMRHFDVQLVGAMVLHEGKIAEMKTGEGKTLVATLPVYLNSLEGKGVHVVTVNDYLANRDAAWMGPIYRLLGLSVGVIVHDLDDDERRIAYNSDVTYGTNNEFGFDYLRDNMKFELADCVQPAHHYAIVDEVDSILIDEARTPLIISGSSEESTEKYYRVDKVIPHLKPKDDYEVDEKLRTVSLLEPGIAKAEKLLGLENMYDPANMEFIHHVYQGLKAHALFLRDKDYVVKDGEVIIVDEFTGRLMPGRRWSDGLHQAIEAKEGVKIEKENQTLATITFQNYFRMYDKLAGMTGTAETEAAEFEKIYELEVVVIPTNRELIRYEHPDVVYRTEREKFNAAIEEIKQYHLRGQPVLVGTIAIEKSERLSAQLRKAGYLPAQFQELLKQAGLDGRELEKWASNLLAQHGPAMKWLVRAGVTLSVLKKTLKDGRFASVASSPNGNRNEFVNALLKRKVERYFAPAADPLDGDGIPELVELATRAPDKVVPVLDYLIAIQCRPERLVEVLEQREIRHNILNAKQHDREAQIVAQAGRVGAVTVSTNMAGRGTDILLGGNPEFLAREEFRKLPEKYRQQGVDPEPPERPAADSADEIYQAYINAYAEWRKKWTEFINRFKATTDVEHERVIDLGGLHILGTERHESRRIDNQLRGRAGRQGDPGSSRFYLSLEDDLLRIFAGDRISKIMHRLGMEEGVPIESRLITKRIEAAQKAVEGQNFESRKHLLEYDDVMNKQRETIYDLRRQLLQGDDQREYLLDSADRVVDWLVTSYCPKAQHADEWNIQGLQNEFWGRFGVDLRKHELQLDPKLLDSLTEDLKQIVHQHYQEREQVWGPERMRFHERMIMLQVVDAQWKDHLLAMDHLKEGIGLRGYGQRDPLVEYKRESFDMFEAMMDRTEDETLRYLYLMRTPEEEEALIHQYQQRKRREQAEMRMVGGGVMEKPQQVVRKEKIGRNDPCPCGSGKKYKKCHGAPAAIAAAAKSGSSPEIPTDS; the protein is encoded by the coding sequence ATGGGAACATATTTTCAGACCGGGCTCGGCAAGATCATCGGATCAAAGAACGACCGCGAACTGAAGCGCATGCAGGCGCGCGTGGAGGAGATCAACGCGCTTGAGCCGGAGATGCAGAAGCTGGCGGACGCGGACTTTCCGCTCCGCACCGAGGAGCTGAAGAAGCGCCTGGCCGACGGCGCGACGCTCGATGACCTGCTGCCGGAAGCCTTTGCGCTGTGCCGCGAGGCCGGCCGCCGCACGCTGAACATGCGCCACTTTGACGTTCAGCTGGTGGGCGCCATGGTGCTGCACGAAGGCAAGATTGCCGAGATGAAGACCGGCGAGGGCAAGACGCTGGTGGCCACCCTGCCCGTCTATTTGAATTCGCTCGAAGGCAAGGGCGTGCACGTGGTCACGGTGAACGATTACCTGGCCAACCGCGACGCCGCCTGGATGGGCCCCATCTACCGCCTGCTGGGCCTGAGCGTCGGCGTGATTGTCCATGACCTGGACGACGACGAGCGCCGCATTGCCTACAACAGCGATGTGACCTACGGCACCAACAACGAGTTCGGGTTCGATTACCTGCGCGACAACATGAAGTTTGAGCTGGCGGACTGCGTCCAGCCCGCGCACCATTACGCCATCGTGGACGAAGTGGACTCGATTTTGATCGACGAGGCGCGGACCCCGCTGATTATTTCAGGCTCGTCGGAAGAATCCACGGAGAAGTATTACCGCGTGGACAAGGTGATTCCCCACCTGAAGCCCAAAGACGATTACGAGGTGGACGAGAAGCTGCGCACGGTGAGCCTGCTCGAGCCCGGCATCGCCAAGGCCGAAAAACTGCTGGGGCTCGAAAATATGTACGACCCCGCCAACATGGAATTTATCCACCACGTCTACCAGGGATTGAAAGCGCATGCGCTCTTCCTGCGTGACAAGGACTACGTGGTGAAAGACGGCGAAGTGATCATCGTAGACGAATTTACCGGACGGCTGATGCCCGGCCGGCGATGGTCCGACGGCCTGCACCAGGCCATCGAAGCCAAAGAAGGCGTCAAGATCGAAAAGGAAAACCAGACGCTGGCGACCATCACCTTCCAGAATTACTTCCGCATGTACGACAAGCTGGCCGGAATGACCGGTACGGCGGAAACCGAAGCGGCCGAGTTTGAAAAAATCTACGAGCTGGAAGTGGTGGTGATTCCCACCAACCGCGAGCTGATCCGGTATGAGCACCCCGACGTGGTGTATCGCACCGAGCGCGAAAAATTCAACGCCGCCATTGAGGAAATCAAACAGTACCACCTGCGCGGCCAGCCGGTGCTGGTGGGCACCATCGCCATTGAAAAATCGGAGAGGCTGAGCGCCCAGCTCCGGAAGGCCGGATACCTGCCGGCACAGTTCCAGGAACTGCTGAAACAGGCAGGGCTGGACGGGCGTGAACTAGAAAAGTGGGCTAGCAACCTTCTGGCGCAGCACGGGCCCGCCATGAAATGGCTGGTGCGGGCCGGCGTCACTCTCTCGGTCCTGAAGAAGACCTTGAAAGACGGGCGCTTCGCCAGCGTGGCCAGCTCGCCGAACGGCAACCGGAATGAGTTTGTCAACGCGCTGCTGAAACGCAAGGTGGAAAGATACTTCGCCCCGGCGGCCGATCCGCTCGACGGCGACGGAATCCCGGAATTGGTGGAGCTGGCAACCAGGGCTCCGGACAAAGTAGTTCCGGTGCTCGATTACCTGATTGCAATCCAGTGCCGCCCCGAGCGCCTGGTGGAAGTTCTGGAACAGCGGGAAATCAGACACAACATCCTGAACGCCAAGCAGCATGACCGCGAAGCGCAAATCGTGGCACAGGCTGGCCGCGTGGGCGCCGTTACCGTCTCCACCAATATGGCCGGCCGCGGAACAGACATTCTGCTGGGCGGCAACCCGGAATTCCTGGCACGGGAAGAGTTTCGCAAGTTGCCGGAGAAATATCGCCAGCAGGGCGTCGATCCGGAACCGCCCGAGCGCCCGGCCGCCGACTCCGCGGATGAGATCTACCAGGCTTATATCAATGCCTACGCGGAGTGGCGAAAGAAGTGGACCGAATTCATCAATCGGTTTAAGGCCACAACCGACGTCGAGCACGAGCGCGTGATCGACCTGGGCGGCCTGCACATCCTTGGCACCGAGCGCCATGAGTCTCGCCGCATTGACAACCAGTTGCGCGGGCGCGCCGGCCGCCAGGGCGACCCCGGCTCATCGCGGTTCTATCTCTCGCTTGAAGATGACCTACTGAGGATTTTTGCCGGCGACCGCATCTCGAAGATCATGCACAGGCTGGGCATGGAAGAAGGCGTGCCCATTGAATCGCGCCTGATCACCAAACGGATCGAAGCCGCCCAGAAGGCGGTTGAAGGCCAGAACTTCGAGTCCCGGAAGCACCTGCTTGAGTACGACGATGTGATGAACAAGCAAAGGGAGACCATCTACGATCTGCGCCGCCAATTGCTCCAGGGCGACGACCAGAGAGAATATTTGCTTGACTCCGCCGATCGTGTGGTTGACTGGCTTGTAACGAGCTACTGCCCCAAAGCACAACATGCGGATGAGTGGAATATTCAGGGCTTGCAGAACGAATTCTGGGGCCGTTTTGGTGTCGATCTTCGCAAACATGAATTGCAACTCGATCCCAAGTTGCTCGACTCGCTGACTGAGGACCTGAAGCAGATCGTTCATCAGCACTACCAGGAGCGCGAGCAGGTCTGGGGCCCCGAGCGCATGCGGTTCCATGAGCGCATGATTATGTTGCAGGTAGTGGACGCCCAATGGAAAGACCATCTGCTAGCCATGGACCATCTGAAAGAGGGCATTGGCCTGCGTGGATACGGACAGCGCGATCCGCTGGTGGAATACAAGCGCGAGTCCTTTGACATGTTTGAAGCCATGATGGACCGCACCGAAGACGAAACTCTCCGCTACCTTTACCTCATGCGAACCCCCGAAGAGGAAGAGGCGTTGATTCACCAGTATCAGCAGCGCAAGAGACGCGAGCAGGCGGAAATGCGCATGGTTGGTGGCGGGGTTATGGAAAAGCCTCAGCAGGTTGTCCGCAAGGAAAAGATTGGCCGGAACGATCCCTGTCCCTGCGGCAGTGGCAAGAAATATAAGAAATGCCACGGCGCGCCGGCCGCAATCGCTGCTGCTGCGAAGTCTGGCAGCTCCCCGGAAATTCCCACCGATTCATAA
- a CDS encoding DUF3883 domain-containing protein, with amino-acid sequence MNRSRGLLPRTRRQDRNPTNGNGARLLSRLGMATKINGPLTRREKSVLVGLYLSKFDFEGLQRLGFSSFIEAYNVVGSALGVRPASLKNYRDEFDPLFPNKRKGWHKRAIRGYCAAVYKSFGSLNLNEFTALIKQAVYKDRDLDELEEEVDRTEGQDCSFAKRLMTGQAAEQYFRAVYRQISLFKDLDLEDTTKIGCGFDFKLFSSDVFYGVEVKGLSEQSGSIALTSKEHAVASIMTSRFFLFVVKNFKENPFHELYQDPLDGKLIFNKVEQKTIQVSWTAKI; translated from the coding sequence TTGAACCGGAGTAGAGGCCTCCTACCACGAACCAGGAGACAGGACCGAAACCCGACAAATGGAAACGGAGCGCGACTCCTTTCTCGCCTTGGAATGGCTACAAAAATCAACGGACCACTCACACGAAGGGAAAAGTCGGTTCTAGTAGGACTGTACCTGTCAAAGTTCGACTTTGAAGGGCTCCAGCGCCTTGGATTCAGTAGCTTCATAGAAGCATATAACGTAGTCGGGTCGGCATTGGGTGTTCGGCCAGCCTCGCTAAAGAACTATCGGGACGAATTTGACCCTTTATTCCCGAACAAGCGAAAAGGCTGGCACAAGAGGGCGATAAGAGGCTACTGCGCGGCAGTCTACAAATCCTTCGGCAGCCTGAACCTTAATGAATTTACCGCCTTGATCAAACAAGCTGTTTACAAAGACCGCGACCTAGACGAACTCGAAGAAGAAGTTGACAGGACCGAGGGCCAGGATTGTTCCTTTGCTAAGAGGCTGATGACCGGGCAGGCAGCAGAACAGTATTTCAGGGCGGTGTACAGGCAGATCAGCCTCTTTAAGGACCTCGACTTAGAAGACACTACAAAGATAGGCTGCGGCTTTGATTTCAAACTCTTTTCATCCGATGTTTTCTACGGAGTGGAAGTGAAGGGCTTGAGCGAGCAGAGCGGGTCCATCGCGCTGACAAGTAAGGAACATGCAGTTGCGTCGATAATGACGAGCAGATTCTTTCTGTTTGTCGTAAAGAATTTCAAGGAAAACCCGTTTCACGAGTTATATCAGGATCCCTTGGACGGAAAACTTATCTTCAACAAAGTGGAGCAAAAAACGATCCAGGTCAGCTGGACGGCAAAAATATGA
- a CDS encoding DegQ family serine endoprotease, translating into MPRFSKQFLRENFLGLSLTMIGVLCLVLASVMYVGHRSYANIVLADGQALSGPDISLLEQLNKAYERVAQAVTPAVVYISTTQVMKVQQSPFFSDPFFRRFFGNMPGTLPQKQILHALGSGVIVSPQGYIVTNNHVIAQASDIEVMLSDKRNFKAKVIGTDKETDLAIIKIEADKLPVASWGDSQGLKVGDIVMAFGNPFGQNFSVTRGTVSALGRSGIEPGGLENFIQTDAAINPGNSGGALVNVRGQVVGINTAILSGNSGPGGEGSFLGIGFAIPSNTVKHVMEDLIKSGKVSRGYLGVLVSNVTPDFAKEFDVPDTSGAFVQNVEPEGPAAKSGLQNGDVVRKYNGKDVADAGALTAMVTQTDPGSTAALSILRNGKPMEIKVTLGERPANAGAAPNRGQAPSGSALEGISVQNLTPGMRDQLGIPANVNGVVVSDVDQSSPAAEYLQQGDVIQSINRQPVHNVNDFNKLAGEAKGQVLLRVIHQGQGFFVVISPGPGDGGGQ; encoded by the coding sequence ATGCCGCGTTTTTCGAAGCAGTTCCTGCGCGAGAATTTTCTGGGCTTGAGCCTGACGATGATTGGCGTCCTGTGCCTGGTGCTCGCGTCTGTAATGTACGTCGGGCACCGCAGCTATGCGAATATCGTGCTGGCCGACGGCCAGGCGCTGAGCGGCCCGGACATCAGCCTGCTTGAGCAGTTAAATAAGGCCTACGAGCGTGTCGCTCAGGCCGTAACTCCTGCGGTGGTATACATCAGCACCACGCAGGTGATGAAGGTGCAGCAGTCCCCCTTTTTCTCCGATCCTTTTTTTCGCCGCTTCTTCGGCAATATGCCTGGAACGCTTCCGCAAAAGCAAATCCTGCACGCCCTGGGTTCCGGCGTGATTGTGTCACCACAGGGCTACATTGTGACCAACAACCACGTGATCGCGCAGGCCTCTGATATCGAAGTGATGCTTTCCGATAAGCGGAACTTCAAGGCCAAAGTGATCGGCACAGACAAAGAGACGGACCTTGCCATTATCAAGATTGAAGCAGATAAGCTGCCCGTCGCATCCTGGGGGGATTCGCAAGGGCTCAAGGTCGGCGATATCGTGATGGCGTTTGGGAATCCTTTTGGCCAGAACTTCTCGGTCACTCGAGGGACGGTCAGCGCCCTCGGCCGTTCGGGGATTGAACCGGGGGGTTTGGAAAACTTCATCCAGACCGACGCAGCCATCAACCCTGGGAATTCAGGTGGTGCTCTTGTCAATGTCCGTGGACAGGTGGTTGGGATCAACACGGCGATCCTGAGCGGCAACTCAGGCCCGGGAGGCGAGGGCAGCTTTCTTGGCATCGGCTTCGCAATCCCTTCCAACACCGTCAAACACGTGATGGAAGATCTGATTAAATCCGGAAAAGTCTCGCGCGGCTATCTTGGAGTTCTTGTATCGAATGTCACTCCCGATTTTGCCAAGGAATTTGATGTTCCTGACACCTCGGGCGCTTTTGTCCAGAATGTGGAACCCGAGGGACCCGCAGCCAAGTCGGGTCTCCAAAATGGCGATGTCGTTCGCAAATACAATGGCAAGGATGTTGCAGATGCCGGAGCGCTCACAGCCATGGTGACGCAAACCGATCCCGGATCCACTGCTGCCTTGAGCATCCTCCGGAACGGGAAACCCATGGAAATCAAAGTAACTCTTGGTGAGAGGCCCGCGAACGCCGGCGCGGCTCCCAACCGGGGCCAAGCGCCGTCAGGAAGCGCTCTCGAGGGCATTTCAGTCCAGAACCTGACTCCTGGCATGCGAGATCAACTGGGAATTCCCGCCAATGTGAACGGAGTTGTGGTTTCCGATGTGGACCAAAGTAGTCCGGCGGCTGAGTACCTCCAGCAAGGAGATGTGATTCAAAGCATCAACCGTCAGCCTGTCCACAACGTCAATGACTTTAACAAGCTGGCGGGCGAAGCCAAAGGGCAGGTGCTGCTGCGGGTCATTCACCAGGGACAAGGCTTCTTTGTGGTGATTTCGCCGGGCCCTGGCGATGGCGGAGGACAGTGA